One window of Catonella massiliensis genomic DNA carries:
- a CDS encoding LysR family transcriptional regulator encodes MENNMEQNLSLYHIFNTVAEAGNISHAAKELYISQPAISKAVTRLEQNLETKLFVRSSRGVTLTDSGKMLYEQTNAAFKHLKQAEDTIKKNKKLGTGSLKIGVSTTLCKYVLMPYLEKFIKLHPHVKISISCQSTYQTLNLIQNHKVDIGLVGESGRLENLVFAPIGMVEDGFVATHDYLKNLKKRHPEAASNPFEYANLMLLDQHNVSRRYIDEYIRGNELSTGQMLTGHILEVSSMDLLIEFAKIGLGIACVITDFVKKELKEGSLTTIPLSLPIQKREIGFTYLREYTANDALEAFISFCRKISTP; translated from the coding sequence ATGGAAAATAACATGGAGCAGAATCTATCACTTTATCATATATTTAATACAGTTGCAGAGGCGGGGAATATCTCCCACGCAGCGAAAGAGCTCTACATAAGCCAGCCTGCTATAAGCAAGGCTGTTACAAGGCTTGAGCAAAACTTAGAGACAAAGCTCTTTGTAAGAAGCTCAAGGGGAGTTACCCTTACTGACTCAGGCAAAATGCTGTACGAGCAGACAAATGCTGCCTTTAAGCACCTAAAACAGGCAGAGGATACGATTAAGAAAAACAAAAAGCTGGGTACGGGAAGCCTTAAAATAGGTGTTTCCACTACCCTTTGTAAGTATGTACTCATGCCTTATCTTGAGAAGTTTATCAAGTTACACCCTCATGTCAAAATATCAATAAGCTGCCAATCTACCTATCAGACACTTAACCTCATACAGAATCACAAGGTGGATATAGGGCTTGTCGGCGAAAGCGGGAGGCTTGAAAACCTTGTATTTGCACCTATAGGGATGGTTGAAGATGGCTTTGTAGCCACTCACGATTATCTAAAGAATCTCAAAAAAAGGCATCCTGAGGCTGCCTCCAATCCATTTGAATACGCTAATCTTATGCTACTTGACCAGCACAATGTATCCAGGCGTTACATAGATGAGTATATAAGGGGCAATGAGCTATCTACCGGACAGATGCTTACAGGGCATATCCTAGAAGTCAGCAGTATGGACCTTCTCATAGAATTTGCCAAAATAGGTCTTGGAATAGCCTGCGTAATAACAGACTTTGTAAAGAAGGAGCTTAAAGAAGGCAGTTTAACCACCATACCTCTTTCTCTCCCAATACAAAAAAGAGAGATAGGATTTACCTATCTCAGAGAATATACGGCTAATGACGCCCTTGAAGCCTTTATTAGTTTTTGCAGAAAGATTAGTACTCCTTAA
- a CDS encoding DUF6106 family protein, whose product MNDQYLEEGIKCLDTGKNKAIRAGLIAGVVCSFILVLINPALIITPIVAIAITVFIFSRLKIEYEYIYADGQIDFDRISGNARRKTLMRVDIENAEVIAPTNSDSIKAYNHNDRIKVKDFSSYDSNVSTYSMIVSKNGELYKIIFEPSERMIKSMKYKQPRKVKEY is encoded by the coding sequence ATGAACGATCAGTATTTGGAAGAGGGCATTAAGTGCCTCGACACAGGCAAAAATAAAGCTATAAGGGCGGGCTTGATAGCCGGAGTGGTATGTAGCTTTATTTTAGTTTTAATCAATCCTGCACTTATAATAACCCCTATTGTGGCTATAGCAATCACGGTGTTTATATTTTCAAGGCTTAAGATTGAATATGAATACATATATGCGGATGGACAGATTGATTTTGACAGAATCAGCGGTAATGCAAGGAGAAAGACCTTGATGAGGGTGGATATTGAAAATGCTGAGGTTATAGCTCCCACCAATTCGGATTCTATAAAGGCATATAACCACAATGACAGAATAAAGGTCAAGGATTTTAGCTCGTATGATAGCAATGTAAGTACATATTCAATGATAGTAAGTAAAAATGGAGAGCTCTATAAGATAATCTTTGAGCCCTCCGAAAGAATGATTAAAAGTATGAAGTACAAGCAGCCAAGAAAGGTTAAGGAGTACTAA
- the relB gene encoding type II toxin-antitoxin system RelB family antitoxin, giving the protein MSTISLRVPEKELNIFKSYAKHNNTTLSEIIRITMLEKIEDEYDLKVFEEYEAKKQAGRLKTRPINELWKELDL; this is encoded by the coding sequence ATGTCTACAATTAGTTTGAGAGTTCCAGAAAAAGAATTGAACATCTTTAAATCCTATGCAAAACATAACAATACCACATTGTCCGAAATTATTAGAATTACAATGCTTGAAAAAATTGAGGACGAGTACGATTTGAAAGTGTTTGAAGAGTATGAAGCTAAAAAGCAAGCAGGAAGATTAAAAACAAGACCAATAAACGAGCTTTGGAAAGAGCTTGACTTATGA
- a CDS encoding type II toxin-antitoxin system RelE family toxin → MIYQIVTTDKFDKSFKKLDKQTQKIIKAWIEKNLMGCENPRLHGKGLTANKSGQWRYRVGDYRILADIRDNELILVLVEVGHRSRIY, encoded by the coding sequence ATGATTTATCAGATTGTTACAACCGATAAATTCGATAAATCATTCAAAAAACTGGATAAACAAACACAAAAGATAATTAAGGCTTGGATTGAGAAAAACCTTATGGGATGCGAGAATCCTCGCCTGCACGGAAAAGGACTTACAGCGAATAAAAGCGGACAATGGAGATACCGAGTAGGAGATTATCGCATTTTGGCAGATATTCGAGATAATGAATTGATTCTAGTACTTGTTGAAGTCGGTCATAGAAGTCGTATTTATTAA
- a CDS encoding ABC-F family ATP-binding cassette domain-containing protein yields MSILNVEHLTHGFGDRAIFNDVSFRLLAGEHIGLVGANGEGKSTFMNIITGKQMPDEGKIEWAKNCHVGYMDQHAVLTKGMTIRSVLKSAFDYLFDLEKRLNAAYLEMGEADEDSLNKLMEETGTIQDLLTMHDFYMIDSKVEEVAAALGLSDIGLDNDVTELSGGQRTKVLLAKLLLEKPDILLLDEPTNYLDREHIAWLTRYLQEYENAFILISHDIPFLNSVINIIYHMNNQELKRYVGDYNNFLEVYEMQKAQQEAAYNKQQKEIADLKDFVARNKARVSTRNMAMSRQKKLDKMDIIELAGEKPKPVFNFLEAGISGKVILEAKDLVIGYDSPLSKPMNLYMERGQKVVIEGANGIGKTTLLKSIMGLIPPLSGEVRLGDSQELGYFEQEMSGNGNNTCINEIWEEFPGFSQYEVRSALSKCGLTTKHIESMVKVLSGGEQAKVRLCKLINRKSNILVLDEPTNHLDVDAKDELKRALIAYKGSIIMVCHEPEFYEGLASDVWDLSQWTTKLL; encoded by the coding sequence ATGAGTATATTAAATGTAGAACATTTGACACATGGATTTGGCGACAGAGCGATATTTAACGATGTATCCTTCCGCCTTTTGGCAGGAGAACACATAGGACTTGTTGGTGCCAACGGCGAAGGTAAGTCTACCTTTATGAATATAATTACAGGCAAGCAGATGCCTGACGAGGGTAAGATTGAATGGGCTAAAAACTGCCATGTAGGCTATATGGACCAGCACGCTGTTCTCACCAAGGGAATGACGATAAGAAGCGTCTTAAAGTCTGCCTTTGACTATCTTTTTGACCTTGAAAAAAGGCTAAACGCTGCCTATCTTGAAATGGGTGAAGCCGATGAAGACAGCCTTAATAAACTAATGGAAGAAACCGGCACCATTCAGGACTTACTTACCATGCACGACTTCTATATGATAGACTCAAAAGTGGAGGAAGTGGCTGCAGCTCTTGGACTTAGCGATATAGGACTTGACAATGATGTGACAGAGCTTTCAGGAGGCCAGCGTACCAAGGTTCTTCTTGCTAAGCTCCTACTTGAAAAGCCTGATATTCTTCTTCTTGATGAGCCTACCAACTACCTCGACAGGGAGCATATAGCCTGGCTTACCAGATATTTACAGGAATATGAAAATGCTTTCATCCTGATAAGCCATGATATTCCTTTCTTAAACAGCGTAATCAACATCATCTACCACATGAACAACCAGGAATTAAAGCGTTATGTTGGTGACTACAACAACTTCCTTGAAGTCTATGAGATGCAGAAAGCTCAACAGGAAGCTGCCTACAATAAACAGCAGAAGGAAATCGCCGACCTTAAAGACTTTGTGGCAAGAAATAAGGCGAGGGTATCCACCAGAAACATGGCTATGTCAAGGCAGAAAAAGCTTGATAAGATGGATATAATAGAGCTTGCCGGGGAGAAACCAAAGCCTGTATTTAACTTCCTTGAAGCAGGTATCAGCGGCAAGGTTATTCTTGAAGCAAAAGACCTTGTGATAGGCTATGACAGCCCTCTAAGTAAGCCTATGAACCTCTATATGGAGAGAGGTCAGAAGGTCGTTATTGAAGGTGCTAACGGAATAGGAAAGACCACCCTGCTTAAGAGCATTATGGGACTAATTCCGCCTCTTTCGGGAGAGGTAAGGCTTGGTGATTCACAGGAGCTTGGGTATTTTGAGCAGGAAATGAGTGGAAACGGCAATAACACCTGTATCAATGAAATCTGGGAAGAGTTCCCGGGCTTTAGCCAGTACGAAGTTAGAAGTGCCTTAAGTAAATGCGGCCTTACCACCAAACACATAGAAAGTATGGTTAAGGTATTAAGCGGTGGAGAACAGGCTAAGGTAAGGCTTTGCAAGCTGATTAACAGAAAAAGCAATATCCTCGTACTTGACGAGCCTACCAACCACCTGGATGTAGATGCCAAGGATGAACTAAAAAGAGCTCTCATAGCCTATAAGGGAAGTATAATAATGGTTTGCCACGAGCCTGAATTCTATGAAGGGCTTGCAAGTGATGTATGGGATTTGTCCCAGTGGACAACCAAATTGCTGTAA